One Corallococcus exiguus DNA segment encodes these proteins:
- the dapF gene encoding diaminopimelate epimerase has product MDASERIFKYHGLGNDFVVLDRRRTGLDIDAEQSRWLCDRRRGIGADGVLAILPSSRGLARMVVHNADGSIAEMCGNGLRCAVKYLVDHSGKHPALIDVETGAGVLTCEPGYGDGGVVGVDISMGPARLVAANLPSGTTGQPFVSAPVPGHEGLLGTAVNMGNPHLVLLDQPLEAAERLGPGLERHPAFPDRTNVEFVRVDEDGLTVVVWERGCGLTQACGTGACASAVAAVLAKRLPSNAWLRVTLPGGDLRIRVPDDLSDIRLRGPVAFVFEGVVVLPRAR; this is encoded by the coding sequence GTGGACGCAAGCGAACGCATCTTCAAGTACCACGGCCTGGGCAACGACTTCGTCGTCCTGGACCGGCGCCGCACGGGCCTGGACATCGACGCGGAGCAGTCCCGCTGGCTGTGTGACCGGCGCCGGGGCATTGGCGCGGACGGGGTGCTCGCCATCCTCCCGTCGTCCCGCGGCCTTGCCCGCATGGTCGTCCACAACGCCGACGGCAGCATCGCGGAGATGTGCGGCAACGGCCTGCGCTGTGCGGTGAAGTATCTGGTGGACCACTCCGGCAAGCACCCCGCGCTCATCGACGTGGAGACCGGGGCTGGCGTACTCACCTGCGAGCCCGGCTACGGCGATGGCGGCGTCGTCGGCGTGGACATCTCCATGGGCCCGGCCCGGCTGGTGGCCGCGAACCTGCCCTCCGGGACGACCGGCCAGCCTTTCGTGAGCGCCCCCGTGCCCGGCCATGAAGGGCTGCTCGGCACCGCGGTGAACATGGGCAACCCGCACCTGGTGCTCCTGGACCAGCCCCTGGAAGCCGCCGAGCGCCTGGGCCCCGGCCTGGAGCGGCACCCTGCCTTCCCGGACCGCACCAACGTGGAGTTCGTCCGCGTGGACGAGGACGGCCTCACCGTCGTCGTCTGGGAGCGTGGCTGCGGCCTCACCCAGGCCTGTGGCACGGGGGCGTGCGCGTCCGCCGTGGCGGCCGTGCTGGCGAAGCGCCTGCCCTCGAATGCCTGGCTGCGCGTCACCCTGCCGGGCGGAGACCTGAGAATCCGCGTTCCGGACGACCTGTCCGACATCCGGCTCCGAGGCCCCGTGGCCTTCGTCTTCGAAGGCGTTGTCGTGCTTCCAAGGGCCCGATAG
- a CDS encoding GGDEF domain-containing response regulator, whose amino-acid sequence MAGPILVVDDDLFFRQLATDLLSRRGHRVVAVENATLALAEVARATFDLVLTDVVMPGVDGFSLTARLRERDPEQEVILVSTRDDVQGSEVALRLGVADCLVKPVEESDLLLAVDRAMERAQLRHERARLQDENLEFARFHNLQQRCLELLSHPDLEWLQERVIADLGAVCDAQSAALWVVDDRGDLALRSYRGLLDKQFLPEKMSPEGPLSLRLREAAPWLARDERSPVLYVPLVAAGEVMGLAQLSDPLTGDFRVEHTRDAKVLADFAAVGVKNGRKLMALQRLGLRDRDTAAYNLSYFTDYASKEIYKARRYGRTFSLLTFSIDNLPLVRVRLGAQDAKKAVRGIIKALSKIIRDSDVIAKASDQEFYLLLPETDFFGAMMFVRRAVAAVRDEPDVQDVEQRLPLALVGGASTFPKDGEDFDELVHRCRRRMDERRASLQRRLMLDGLPFWDEVDLLLGTPNSPRLPTDDRAEPSRRGKVADVLFDELQVEIARELVRDPGSRGLLYVGGPEIRADLPLAVGLEQAPPDLSSRIYLLGRRVDLESHAALTPVFLEGDERVARHEFILWLSESASYALIQRRGRGATWGFHTSDTAVVDGLISKLQAEYDLQPY is encoded by the coding sequence GTGGCCGGTCCCATCCTCGTCGTCGACGACGACCTGTTCTTCCGACAACTCGCCACGGACCTGCTGTCGCGCCGGGGGCACCGCGTGGTGGCGGTGGAGAACGCCACCCTGGCCCTGGCAGAGGTGGCCCGGGCGACGTTTGACCTGGTGCTCACCGACGTGGTGATGCCCGGCGTGGACGGCTTCTCGCTCACCGCGCGCCTGCGCGAACGCGACCCCGAGCAGGAGGTCATCCTCGTCAGCACGCGCGATGACGTGCAGGGCTCGGAGGTCGCGCTGCGCCTGGGCGTGGCGGACTGCCTGGTCAAGCCCGTGGAGGAGTCGGACCTGCTGCTCGCGGTGGACCGCGCCATGGAGCGCGCCCAGCTGCGCCACGAGCGCGCCCGGCTCCAGGACGAGAACCTGGAGTTCGCCCGCTTCCACAACCTCCAGCAGCGCTGCCTGGAGCTGCTCTCCCATCCGGACCTGGAATGGCTCCAGGAGCGCGTCATCGCGGACCTGGGCGCGGTGTGCGACGCGCAGAGCGCCGCGCTGTGGGTGGTGGACGACCGGGGAGACCTGGCGCTGCGCTCCTACCGGGGCCTGCTCGACAAGCAGTTCCTGCCGGAGAAGATGAGCCCGGAGGGGCCGCTGTCCCTGCGCCTGCGCGAAGCCGCCCCGTGGCTCGCGCGCGATGAGCGCTCTCCGGTGCTGTACGTGCCGCTGGTGGCCGCCGGGGAGGTGATGGGCCTGGCGCAGCTGTCCGACCCGCTCACCGGCGATTTCCGCGTGGAGCACACGCGCGACGCGAAGGTGCTGGCGGACTTCGCCGCGGTGGGCGTGAAGAACGGCCGCAAGCTGATGGCGCTCCAGCGCCTGGGCCTGCGCGACCGCGACACCGCCGCGTACAACCTCAGCTACTTCACCGACTACGCGTCCAAGGAGATCTACAAGGCGCGCAGGTACGGGCGCACGTTCTCGCTGCTGACCTTCAGCATCGACAACCTGCCGCTGGTGCGCGTGCGGTTGGGCGCGCAGGACGCGAAGAAGGCCGTGCGCGGCATCATCAAGGCGCTCAGTAAAATCATCCGCGACTCGGACGTCATCGCGAAGGCGAGCGACCAGGAGTTCTACCTCCTCCTTCCGGAGACGGACTTCTTCGGCGCGATGATGTTCGTGCGCCGCGCCGTCGCCGCCGTGCGCGACGAGCCGGACGTGCAGGACGTGGAGCAGCGCCTGCCGCTGGCGCTCGTGGGTGGCGCCAGCACCTTCCCCAAGGACGGCGAGGACTTCGACGAGCTGGTGCACCGCTGCCGCCGCCGCATGGACGAGCGCCGCGCGTCGCTCCAGCGCCGGCTGATGCTGGACGGGCTGCCGTTCTGGGACGAGGTGGACCTGCTGCTGGGCACGCCCAACAGCCCGCGTCTACCCACGGACGACCGCGCGGAGCCCAGCCGCCGGGGCAAGGTGGCGGACGTGCTCTTCGACGAGCTCCAGGTGGAGATCGCCCGGGAGCTGGTGCGCGACCCGGGCTCACGCGGGTTGCTCTACGTGGGCGGCCCGGAGATCCGCGCGGATCTGCCGCTGGCGGTGGGACTGGAGCAGGCGCCGCCGGACCTGTCGTCTCGCATCTACCTGTTGGGCCGCCGCGTGGACCTGGAGTCGCACGCAGCGCTCACGCCGGTGTTCCTGGAAGGGGACGAACGGGTGGCGCGCCACGAGTTCATCCTCTGGCTGTCGGAGAGTGCGTCGTACGCGCTCATCCAGCGGCGCGGGCGGGGCGCGACGTGGGGGTTCCACACCTCGGACACCGCGGTGGTGGACGGGCTCATCTCCAAGCTGCAGGCCGAATACGACCTGCAGCCCTACTGA
- a CDS encoding DUF4388 domain-containing protein: MAQVRKILIADPDLDSVRALSRALRTKGYQVHYAPDGSRALEVAVLRHPDLTLFDEACRLLDARTFVQILRTNPRTEDIPVVLTTSSLDSDRARGMRDGTLRKPFNLDEVLSRIEHIFRRNEAAKDLKSEQQEIEGSLSQLSIPDLMQILGMNKRNGKLSLERGAERGEITVSDGRTVNARLGRVEGEKALFRLLSWTEGNFTFTPGTSAARPRINRAMDDALLEGMRQSDEVNRLLPGLPPRHTRLMLAPEVDLSEEQHPVTAQVMELLRQPRALGEVLDLAPATDMEVLGVLSTLLQKGMARPTESEGQNLGASDLIGAAEVHALRGRLLRTRTLAKVATAKVFVCGSGSSAARRILARVPGLEAMSADPTAVKSGFGTLGRLELSDVLNVDFCVLPPAEAARPLWRPFSAGSIGALLMDNSEPAVRLAHYLAWEVRIPIVVVGTEVPAPLQGAPAGVIAPGEDLTEALRAMLVQALNPAPTLPGVTQVQRASVTPQ, translated from the coding sequence TTGGCCCAGGTGCGGAAGATCCTCATCGCCGACCCCGACCTCGACTCGGTGCGCGCCCTGTCGCGGGCGCTGCGCACGAAGGGCTATCAGGTGCACTACGCGCCGGATGGCTCGCGGGCGCTGGAGGTCGCGGTGCTCCGGCACCCGGACCTGACGCTCTTCGACGAGGCGTGCCGGCTGCTGGACGCGCGCACGTTCGTCCAGATCCTGCGCACCAACCCGCGCACGGAAGACATCCCGGTGGTGCTCACCACGTCCAGCCTGGACTCGGACCGGGCGCGGGGCATGCGGGACGGCACGCTGCGCAAGCCCTTCAACCTGGACGAAGTGCTCAGCCGCATCGAGCACATCTTCCGGCGCAACGAAGCGGCCAAGGACCTCAAGAGCGAGCAGCAGGAAATCGAAGGCTCGCTCAGCCAGCTCAGCATCCCGGACCTCATGCAGATTCTGGGCATGAACAAGCGCAACGGGAAGCTGTCGCTGGAGCGCGGCGCGGAGCGCGGGGAGATCACCGTCTCCGATGGTCGCACGGTGAACGCGCGGCTCGGGAGGGTGGAAGGGGAGAAGGCGCTGTTCCGGCTCCTGTCGTGGACGGAGGGCAACTTCACCTTCACGCCCGGCACCAGCGCCGCGCGCCCGCGCATCAACCGCGCGATGGACGACGCGCTGCTGGAAGGCATGCGTCAGTCGGACGAGGTGAACCGCCTGTTGCCGGGCCTGCCGCCGCGCCACACGCGGCTGATGCTGGCACCGGAGGTGGACCTGTCCGAGGAGCAGCACCCGGTGACGGCGCAGGTGATGGAGTTGCTCCGTCAGCCGCGAGCGCTGGGCGAGGTGCTGGACCTGGCGCCCGCCACGGACATGGAGGTCCTGGGCGTGCTGTCCACGCTGCTCCAGAAGGGCATGGCGCGCCCCACGGAGAGCGAAGGCCAGAACCTGGGCGCGAGCGACCTCATCGGCGCGGCGGAGGTGCACGCGCTGCGTGGGCGCCTGCTGCGCACGAGGACGCTGGCGAAGGTGGCGACGGCGAAGGTCTTCGTCTGTGGCAGCGGTTCATCCGCGGCACGCCGCATCCTGGCGCGGGTGCCGGGGCTGGAGGCGATGTCGGCGGACCCCACCGCGGTGAAGAGCGGCTTCGGGACGCTGGGGCGCCTGGAACTGAGCGACGTGCTGAACGTGGACTTCTGCGTGCTGCCGCCCGCGGAGGCCGCGCGCCCGCTGTGGCGTCCGTTCAGCGCGGGATCCATTGGCGCGCTGTTGATGGACAACTCGGAGCCGGCGGTGCGGCTGGCGCACTACCTTGCTTGGGAGGTCCGCATCCCCATCGTGGTGGTGGGCACGGAAGTGCCGGCGCCGTTGCAGGGCGCTCCGGCCGGAGTGATTGCTCCCGGTGAAGACCTCACGGAGGCCCTGCGCGCCATGCTGGTCCAGGCGCTCAACCCCGCGCCCACGCTGCCCGGTGTCACGCAGGTGCAGCGCGCTTCCGTGACGCCTCAGTGA
- a CDS encoding cytochrome P450: MTTATAAVTRQPPGPRGHLIMGILPDVRRDILGCLGTLHRQYGDVVRYRLGPMRSHLVAHPDAVKHVLQDHVKNYTKDHLTYRMGRWITGNGLLTSTGDFWLRQRRLAQPAFHRQRIAGMAAGMVKQTQGLLQRWETAAANGTPVGINEEMMRLTLAIVGEALFGTSVEDQTERVGAAFTELSQQIAERFRTFRMLPPVLPTRYDRAFRDARATLLGTVRGIIATRRQRGDDTGDLLSMLMLARDEDTGEGMTDEQLGSEVMTMLLAGHETTATSLSWVWGLLSKHPEVEARLHAELDAVLGGRAPTVEDVPRLGYTKQVVEETMRLYPAAVIFSRSVEEDDVIGGFRIPKGTSVDVSPYVTQRHPDFWEEPDAFRPERFAPEAAAKRHRFAYFPFSGGPRQCIGNSFAMMEAQLVLATVAQRYRLRAAPGFTLEPDSHLTLRPKGALPMNLERRT; encoded by the coding sequence ATGACCACCGCCACCGCCGCTGTCACCCGCCAGCCCCCGGGTCCCCGGGGCCACCTGATCATGGGCATCCTGCCCGACGTGCGCCGCGACATCCTGGGCTGCCTGGGCACGCTCCACCGCCAGTACGGTGACGTGGTGCGCTACCGGCTGGGCCCCATGCGCTCGCACCTGGTCGCGCATCCGGACGCCGTGAAGCACGTGTTGCAGGACCACGTGAAGAACTACACGAAGGACCACCTCACGTACCGCATGGGCCGGTGGATCACTGGCAACGGCCTGCTCACGAGCACTGGGGACTTCTGGCTCCGTCAGCGGCGGCTCGCGCAGCCCGCCTTCCACCGGCAGCGCATCGCGGGCATGGCCGCCGGCATGGTGAAGCAGACACAAGGACTGCTCCAGCGCTGGGAGACGGCCGCCGCGAACGGGACGCCCGTGGGCATCAACGAGGAGATGATGCGGCTGACGCTGGCCATCGTCGGGGAGGCCCTCTTCGGCACGTCCGTGGAGGACCAGACCGAACGGGTGGGCGCGGCCTTCACCGAGCTGAGCCAGCAGATCGCCGAGCGCTTCCGCACCTTCCGCATGCTGCCGCCCGTGCTGCCCACCCGCTACGACCGCGCCTTCCGCGACGCGCGCGCCACGCTGCTGGGGACCGTGCGGGGCATCATCGCCACGCGGCGTCAGCGCGGCGACGACACGGGCGACCTGCTCTCCATGCTGATGCTCGCGCGCGACGAGGACACGGGCGAGGGCATGACGGACGAGCAGTTGGGGAGCGAGGTGATGACGATGCTCCTCGCCGGACACGAGACAACGGCCACGTCGCTGAGCTGGGTGTGGGGACTGCTGTCGAAGCACCCGGAGGTGGAGGCCCGGCTGCACGCGGAGCTGGACGCGGTGCTGGGAGGACGCGCGCCCACGGTGGAGGACGTGCCGAGGCTCGGGTACACGAAGCAGGTGGTGGAGGAGACGATGCGGCTGTACCCGGCGGCGGTCATCTTCAGCCGCAGCGTGGAGGAGGACGACGTCATCGGAGGCTTCCGCATCCCGAAGGGGACGTCGGTGGACGTGAGCCCCTACGTCACGCAGCGACATCCGGACTTCTGGGAGGAGCCAGACGCGTTCCGTCCAGAGCGCTTCGCCCCCGAGGCCGCGGCGAAGCGCCACCGCTTCGCGTACTTCCCCTTCAGCGGCGGGCCCAGGCAGTGCATCGGCAACAGCTTCGCGATGATGGAGGCGCAGCTCGTGCTGGCCACCGTGGCCCAGCGCTACCGTCTGCGCGCAGCGCCCGGCTTCACGTTGGAACCGGATTCACACCTGACGTTGCGGCCGAAGGGCGCGCTCCCCATGAATCTGGAGCGCCGGACCTGA
- a CDS encoding AraC family transcriptional regulator, giving the protein MRPQTLQSSLFRPLFQVGMSLGIARERLLEAVGVDEALLARPDVRLPYVALQRVWTLLVEVGGSEPLAVRLAQALEPTHVGLVGYVLVNSPDLRTSLQRYCRIHALLDPRTTWRVLQLPGMMRVELELDPQDEWASRMKHPVEGLLVAMVASGRALSGEDWRPTRVCVTHPRHAASPAVEEFLGVGIEYGASANLVQGDEAAANLPIRHADIELGNLLHARAEAELARVEAHEVRSWRERVEEVLASQPRTGDLVPADVATRLAVSERTLQRRLREEGVTFAGLEDAVRRDRAFQLLRDGQLPHFEIAFLLGFSDPSAFTRAFRRWSGTTPGQWQVSQAAKP; this is encoded by the coding sequence ATGCGTCCCCAGACGCTCCAGTCCTCGCTGTTCCGCCCCCTGTTCCAGGTGGGCATGTCGCTGGGCATCGCCCGGGAGCGGCTGCTCGAAGCGGTGGGCGTGGACGAAGCCCTGCTCGCGCGGCCGGACGTGCGGCTTCCCTACGTGGCGCTCCAGCGCGTGTGGACCCTGCTCGTCGAGGTGGGCGGCTCCGAGCCGCTGGCCGTACGGCTCGCGCAGGCGCTGGAGCCCACCCACGTAGGGCTCGTGGGCTACGTACTCGTCAACAGCCCCGACCTGCGCACGTCCCTCCAGCGCTATTGCCGCATCCACGCGCTGCTGGACCCGCGCACGACGTGGCGCGTCCTCCAGCTGCCCGGGATGATGCGCGTGGAGCTGGAGTTGGATCCGCAGGATGAATGGGCCTCGCGCATGAAGCACCCGGTGGAGGGGCTGCTCGTGGCGATGGTGGCCAGCGGCCGCGCGCTCAGCGGCGAGGACTGGCGCCCCACGCGCGTGTGCGTCACGCATCCGCGCCATGCGGCTTCGCCGGCCGTGGAGGAGTTCCTCGGCGTCGGCATCGAATACGGCGCGAGCGCCAACCTGGTGCAGGGCGACGAGGCCGCCGCGAACCTCCCCATCCGCCACGCGGACATCGAGCTGGGCAACCTGCTCCACGCCCGCGCGGAAGCGGAGCTGGCGCGGGTGGAGGCCCACGAGGTCCGCTCCTGGCGCGAGCGCGTGGAGGAGGTGCTCGCATCTCAGCCCCGCACGGGGGACCTCGTCCCCGCGGACGTGGCGACGCGGCTCGCGGTGAGTGAGCGCACGCTCCAGCGCCGCCTGCGGGAAGAGGGCGTCACGTTCGCAGGCCTGGAGGACGCCGTGCGCCGCGACCGCGCCTTCCAGCTCCTGCGCGACGGACAGCTGCCCCACTTCGAGATCGCCTTCCTCCTGGGCTTCAGCGACCCCAGCGCCTTCACCCGCGCCTTCCGCCGCTGGAGCGGAACGACTCCGGGACAGTGGCAGGTGTCCCAGGCCGCGAAGCCGTGA
- a CDS encoding RNA methyltransferase codes for MIKTLRDAEELVRTRHVITEVPTHGPTSLVEQVMGGRPTGSWREHAKGRLAYRLGRMLRASKDVLAVRLVEGKVAFVDPTLWPAVYRVAMEPARRRPSLQGLSPDARALLSTVERDKRVPLDKEGPWTKAREALEERLLVHFSEAQDEDGRHVAVLRSWRAWASPNLKADAARLSYEDAQARLRAACDGAPTGLGPWVF; via the coding sequence ATGATCAAGACGCTGAGGGACGCGGAAGAGCTGGTGCGCACGCGCCACGTCATCACCGAAGTGCCCACCCACGGGCCCACGTCCCTCGTTGAACAGGTCATGGGCGGCAGGCCCACCGGCAGCTGGCGCGAACACGCGAAGGGGCGCCTCGCGTACCGGCTGGGGCGCATGTTGCGCGCGTCGAAGGACGTGCTCGCGGTGCGGCTGGTGGAGGGCAAGGTCGCCTTCGTGGACCCCACGCTCTGGCCCGCCGTCTACCGCGTCGCCATGGAGCCCGCGCGCCGCCGCCCGTCACTCCAGGGCCTGTCCCCGGACGCACGCGCGCTGCTCTCCACCGTGGAGCGGGACAAGCGCGTCCCGTTGGACAAGGAAGGCCCCTGGACCAAGGCGCGCGAGGCGCTGGAGGAACGGCTGCTGGTCCACTTCTCCGAAGCGCAGGATGAAGACGGCCGCCATGTCGCGGTGCTGCGCTCGTGGCGGGCCTGGGCTTCTCCCAACCTCAAGGCGGATGCGGCCCGGCTCTCCTACGAAGACGCCCAGGCGCGGCTGCGGGCGGCGTGCGACGGGGCTCCCACGGGACTGGGGCCCTGGG